A section of the Oreochromis niloticus isolate F11D_XX linkage group LG9, O_niloticus_UMD_NMBU, whole genome shotgun sequence genome encodes:
- the LOC100691414 gene encoding LOW QUALITY PROTEIN: activin receptor type-2B (The sequence of the model RefSeq protein was modified relative to this genomic sequence to represent the inferred CDS: inserted 1 base in 1 codon) — protein sequence MWLSWLTCALVLGTLCAGLSHGTADTRECVYYNVNYEIEKTNQSGVERCEDEQDKRSHCYASWRNNSGSIELVKKGCWLDDFNCYDRQECVATEESPQVFFCCCEGNFCNERFTHLPDITVPLIKAPPPSIGVLNVMIYCLLPVTMLSVALLTAVWMYQHRRPPYGHVDVTENPGPPPASPYXGLKPLQLLEVKARGRFGCVWKAQMMNEHMAVKIFPIQNKDSWENERDVFMTPGMRHANILRFIAAEKRGSYPEAELWLITEFHERGSLSDFLKGNVIGWSELCHIAETTARGLAYLHEDVPRQKGEGPKPAIAHRDLKSKNIMLRSDLTAVIGDFGLAVCFEPGKPPGETHGQVGTRRYMAPEVLEGAINFQRDAFLRIDMYSMGLVLWELVSRCKAADGPVDEYMLPFEEEVGQHPSLEDLQEVVVHKKMRPTIREPWLKHSGLAQICESVEECWDHDAEARLSAGCVEERIAQIRRLTATIAPPTSENNTLLGSSVAPVPMVTNVDLPPKEFSI from the exons ggCTGAGCCACGGGACTGCCGACACCAGGGAGTGTGTGTACTACAACGTGAACTACGAGATCGAGAAGACGAACCAGAGCGGCGTGGAGCGCTGCGAGGACGAGCAGGACAAACGCTCGCACTGCTATGCCTCCTGGAGGAACAACTCGGGCTCGATCGAGCTGGTAAAGAAGGGATGCTGGCTGGACGACTTCAACTGCTACGACCg gcAGGAGTGTGTGGCCACCGAGGAGAGCCCGCAggtcttcttctgctgctgtgaagGAAACTTCTGCAACGAGCGTTTCACCCACCTGCCGGACATCACAGTGCCGC tgatcAAGGCCCCGCCCCCCAGCATTGGTGTTTTAAACGTGATGATTTACTGCCTGCTGCCCGTCACCATGCTGTCTGTCGCTCTGCTCACCGCCGTCTGGATGTACCAACACCGCAGACCTCCGTATGGACACGTGGACGTCACCGAG AATCCTGGTCCGCCTCCTGCCTCCCCCT CGGGGCTGAAGCCTCTGCAGCTGCTGGAGGTGAAAGCCAGGGGGCGCTTCGGCTGCGTCTGGAAGGCTCAGATGATGAACGAACACATGGCTGTGAAGATCTTCCCCATCCAG AATAAGGACTCCTGGGAGAACGAGAGGGACGTGTTCATGACGCCGGGCATGAGGCACGCAAACATCCTGAGGTTCATCGCCGCAGAGAAACGAGGGAGCTACCCCGAGGCCGAGCTGTGGCTCATCACAGAGTTCCACGAGAGG gGTTCCCTGTCGGACTTCCTGAAGGGAAACGTGATCGGCTGGTCTGAGCTGTGCCACATAGCCGAGACGACGGCGCGCGGCCTGGCGTACCTCCACGAAGACGTCCCCCGACAGAAGGGAGAGGGTCCCAAACCGGCCATCGCCCACAG GGATTTGAAGAGTAAGAACATCATGCTGCGCTCGGACCTCACGGCGGTGATCGGAGACTTCGGCCTCGCCGTTTGCTTCGAGCCGGGGAAACCGCCGGGAGAGACGCACGGACAG gtgggCACCAGGCGCTACATGGCCCCCGAGGTCTTAGAAGGAGCCATCAACTTCCAGAGAGACGCCTTCCTCCGGATCGACATGTACTCCATGGGCCTGGTACTGTGGGAGCTGGTGTCCCGCTGCAAGGCTGCAGacg GTCCGGTGGATGAGTACATGCTGCCGTTCGAGGAGGAGGTTGGTCAGCATCCATCACTGGAGGACCTGCAGGAAGTCGTGGTCCACAAGAAGATGAGACCGACCATCAGAGAGCCGTGGCTCAAACACAGC GGTCTAGCTCAGATCTGTGAGTCGGTCGAGGAGTGCTGGGATCACGACGCCGAGGCTCGCCTGTCGGCCGGCTGCGTGGAGGAGAGAATCGCCCAGATCCGCCGCCTCACCGCCACCATCGCCCCACCTACCTCTGAGAACAACACCCTGCTGGGTTCCTCTGTCGCACCAGTTCCCATGGTAACTAACGTGGACCTGCCGCCCAAAGAGTTCAGTATATGA